From one Peredibacter starrii genomic stretch:
- a CDS encoding ParB/RepB/Spo0J family partition protein: MQKNKPQLGRGMAALLGNSPAAYADAPEKAAPIEPAAAQQAPAAAPKKEIQIETQPMLVEVDKIVPNKAQPRKIFKEKDLLELSESIKENGVIQPIIVVEKEGAFEIVAGERRYRASRLAGLTKIPVIVKRATKKDILVMSIIENVQRSDLNCVEEALAYFQLMNEFELTQEEVAKKIGKERSTIANFLRILKLPKDVIVSLQKELLSFGHAKILVSIGDDESVKRLANEVIAKGLSVRELEELAKKSKKPSKKSDDNKFIAEQYTQLRNKLEQKTGYHFDVKAKKNGAGEITIKFSNEAEFNDIFAYLMK, translated from the coding sequence ATGCAAAAGAATAAACCACAACTCGGAAGAGGAATGGCCGCACTTCTAGGGAACAGCCCGGCCGCATACGCTGATGCTCCTGAAAAAGCCGCCCCTATAGAACCAGCTGCCGCCCAACAAGCGCCTGCTGCTGCTCCTAAAAAAGAAATTCAAATTGAAACTCAACCTATGCTGGTTGAAGTTGATAAGATCGTTCCTAACAAAGCTCAGCCCCGTAAGATCTTCAAAGAGAAGGATCTTCTTGAGCTTTCTGAATCGATCAAAGAAAACGGCGTAATCCAACCGATCATCGTTGTTGAAAAAGAAGGCGCATTTGAGATCGTAGCGGGGGAGAGACGTTACCGTGCTTCTCGCCTAGCTGGTCTTACGAAAATCCCTGTAATCGTGAAACGCGCGACGAAGAAAGATATCCTGGTGATGTCGATCATCGAAAACGTTCAACGTTCAGATCTAAACTGCGTGGAAGAAGCACTTGCTTACTTCCAACTTATGAATGAGTTCGAACTTACTCAGGAAGAAGTGGCAAAGAAGATCGGGAAAGAGCGTTCTACAATTGCTAACTTCCTTCGTATTCTTAAACTTCCAAAAGACGTGATTGTTTCTCTTCAAAAAGAACTTCTTTCTTTTGGCCACGCCAAGATCCTGGTTTCAATCGGTGACGATGAATCAGTGAAGCGTTTAGCGAACGAAGTAATCGCTAAGGGCCTTTCAGTTCGTGAACTGGAAGAGCTGGCAAAAAAGTCGAAGAAACCTTCGAAGAAGTCAGATGATAATAAATTTATAGCTGAGCAATATACACAGCTTAGAAATAAGCTTGAGCAAAAAACTGGTTACCACTTCGATGTGAAAGCAAAAAAGAATGGGGCCGGCGAAATCACAATTAAATTCAGCAACGAAGCCGAATTTAATGATATATTTGCTTATCTCATGAAATAG
- a CDS encoding RsmG family class I SAM-dependent methyltransferase: MLDFAIRYLNVLKTDLAGLNLTNILDQDEFYHKQILDSINPYLQSELFQKEIKKSGVVVDVGFGGGFPILPLAKLLPDVQFVGVESKRKKVDAVKLIADKLGLTNVTLVHSRLEDFLFDEPATITFKAVGTIQDYLPIINRTTPDISVFLYKGPNFVELEGAMIKKLEKDWKLLENQEIKVPGTQQRFLVSFAAQNVPRGTSKTLVKLSEFL; this comes from the coding sequence ATGTTAGATTTCGCAATTCGATACTTAAATGTACTTAAAACAGACTTAGCTGGGCTTAACCTCACTAATATCTTAGATCAGGACGAATTTTACCATAAGCAGATCCTCGACTCGATCAATCCCTACCTGCAGTCGGAACTCTTCCAGAAAGAGATCAAAAAGAGTGGAGTTGTAGTAGACGTGGGTTTTGGCGGCGGCTTCCCAATCCTTCCTCTGGCAAAGCTTCTTCCGGATGTACAGTTCGTGGGAGTAGAGTCGAAGAGAAAGAAGGTCGATGCGGTAAAACTGATTGCGGATAAGTTGGGTCTTACCAACGTAACACTGGTCCACTCTCGTCTTGAGGACTTCCTGTTTGATGAACCGGCGACGATCACTTTCAAGGCCGTGGGTACAATTCAGGACTATCTCCCGATCATTAATCGTACGACTCCCGACATAAGTGTCTTCCTTTATAAAGGTCCTAACTTTGTGGAGCTTGAGGGCGCGATGATCAAGAAATTAGAGAAAGACTGGAAGCTTCTCGAGAATCAAGAGATTAAAGTTCCAGGAACGCAGCAAAGGTTCTTGGTTTCGTTTGCTGCACAAAATGTTCCACGTGGAACGTCTAAAACGCTTGTCAAACTCTCTGAATTTCTCTAA
- a CDS encoding ATP synthase F0 subunit B, producing the protein MRFWTAYAFIALGFATKALAAGGGHGEGHHSSITDLIAPAVNVAILLGVLAWKLKGPLAAYFNKQSDDIANTIERVNLKSKEAKMLLESEERKAANVANEVKAIHAQAENEVLAFEKNLSRETDERTQKLKSDANLKLQADKKAAMDELNAELLNEVIAKTKSTIKTNKDYQSKVSSKLLKGL; encoded by the coding sequence ATGCGTTTCTGGACAGCTTACGCTTTTATCGCTCTTGGTTTCGCCACTAAAGCTCTTGCAGCTGGCGGCGGTCACGGTGAAGGTCACCACAGTTCAATTACAGATCTTATCGCTCCTGCAGTAAACGTTGCGATCCTTCTTGGTGTTCTTGCTTGGAAACTTAAAGGTCCTCTAGCTGCATACTTCAACAAACAATCTGATGACATCGCTAACACAATTGAGCGCGTGAATCTTAAGTCGAAGGAAGCAAAAATGCTTCTTGAGTCTGAAGAGAGAAAAGCGGCCAACGTTGCTAACGAAGTTAAAGCCATTCACGCTCAAGCTGAGAACGAAGTTCTGGCCTTTGAAAAAAATCTTTCTCGTGAAACTGATGAGAGAACACAAAAACTTAAATCAGATGCAAATCTTAAGCTTCAAGCTGATAAGAAGGCCGCAATGGACGAGCTTAATGCTGAACTTCTGAACGAAGTAATCGCTAAAACAAAATCTACAATTAAGACCAATAAAGACTATCAATCTAAAGTTTCTTCGAAACTTTTGAAAGGGCTCTAA
- a CDS encoding bactofilin family protein — protein MAKKNDICAIIEEGCKFEGNLSFSGTVRIAGYVNGSIFSNDTLIISEGAVINADINANIVIISGSVKGTIKASSRVEIRRPARFEGTVTSPSLIVEEGVIFHGITKMKDKK, from the coding sequence TTGGCTAAAAAGAACGATATTTGCGCCATCATCGAAGAGGGTTGCAAATTTGAAGGTAACCTATCATTCAGCGGTACTGTCCGTATCGCTGGGTACGTAAACGGCAGTATCTTTTCAAATGACACGCTGATCATTTCCGAAGGCGCCGTTATCAACGCCGATATCAATGCCAATATTGTGATCATTTCTGGTTCCGTGAAGGGCACGATTAAAGCTTCTTCACGCGTGGAAATTCGACGCCCAGCACGATTTGAAGGGACTGTAACCAGTCCAAGTTTGATCGTGGAAGAAGGGGTTATTTTCCACGGAATTACTAAGATGAAAGACAAAAAATAG
- a CDS encoding ParA family protein, translating to MAKIIAIANQKGGVGKTTTSVNLSACLAAAEKRTLLIDLDPQGNASSCLGVEKETFAKANVYHALINEESFDNCIYKTELPLLDLCPSNNDLVGAELELVHMFARESKLKVALEALHSKYDYIIIDCAPSLNLLTVNAFTAAHTYLVPMQTEYLAMEGLSQLLNTVRLIRASLNPKLTLEGILLTMYDSRNNLCKLVANDLMTHFKDDILKSIIPRNVKLSECTSFGKPIILYDITSKGSEAYLSLAREIILKSEKKPEVANQVKMPLNQQIPKFEDYQVQP from the coding sequence ATGGCTAAAATCATTGCAATCGCGAACCAAAAAGGTGGCGTCGGAAAGACGACTACTTCAGTCAACTTAAGTGCATGTCTCGCTGCAGCAGAAAAGCGCACGCTTCTGATTGACCTGGATCCGCAAGGAAACGCAAGTTCGTGCTTGGGTGTAGAGAAGGAAACGTTCGCCAAGGCCAACGTTTATCACGCTCTTATTAACGAAGAAAGCTTCGATAACTGTATCTATAAAACTGAACTTCCACTTCTAGATCTTTGTCCATCTAACAATGACCTTGTTGGTGCTGAGCTAGAACTAGTTCATATGTTTGCTCGTGAATCAAAGTTGAAAGTTGCTCTTGAAGCTCTTCACAGCAAATACGATTACATCATCATCGACTGTGCTCCATCACTTAACTTATTAACTGTGAACGCATTCACTGCTGCTCACACTTATCTAGTTCCGATGCAGACAGAATATCTTGCGATGGAAGGTCTTTCACAGCTTTTAAATACTGTGAGACTTATCCGTGCTTCGCTTAACCCGAAGCTGACTCTCGAAGGTATCCTGCTTACGATGTACGATTCACGTAACAATCTTTGTAAGCTAGTGGCGAATGATCTTATGACCCACTTCAAGGACGACATTCTTAAATCAATCATTCCGAGAAACGTGAAGCTTTCTGAATGTACTTCATTCGGTAAGCCAATCATTCTTTACGATATTACTTCAAAGGGAAGTGAAGCATATCTATCTCTCGCGCGCGAAATTATTTTGAAGTCAGAGAAGAAACCTGAAGTTGCAAATCAGGTGAAAATGCCGCTTAACCAGCAGATCCCAAAATTTGAGGATTACCAGGTTCAACCTTAG
- a CDS encoding F0F1 ATP synthase subunit delta, with protein MKEQAVARVYAKSLLELGDDNKVNIADELTKLTEVINKSNELENVLFLELFTLEEKKTVFVEVAKKLSLSAITTETVKFLIDEKRIGILPLIIKEVIVMDDDRRGFMKGTIEGSDAQIDPAFKAKIESFLKNKLGREPSLNYVQNSNLSAGYKVTVEDLQLDASLDNQLEQFKQSILSE; from the coding sequence ATGAAAGAACAAGCAGTAGCTCGCGTTTACGCGAAATCACTTCTTGAGCTTGGCGATGATAATAAAGTTAACATCGCTGACGAGCTTACAAAGCTTACAGAAGTAATTAACAAATCAAATGAGCTTGAGAACGTATTGTTCCTCGAGCTTTTCACGCTTGAAGAGAAGAAAACTGTATTCGTAGAAGTTGCGAAGAAGCTTTCTCTTTCTGCAATCACGACAGAAACTGTGAAGTTCCTGATCGATGAAAAGCGTATTGGCATTCTTCCATTGATCATCAAAGAAGTGATCGTTATGGACGATGACCGCCGTGGTTTCATGAAAGGCACAATCGAAGGCTCTGATGCTCAGATTGATCCTGCTTTCAAAGCTAAAATCGAATCATTCTTGAAGAATAAACTTGGTCGCGAACCATCTCTAAATTACGTTCAAAACAGTAATTTATCTGCTGGTTACAAAGTGACTGTAGAAGATCTTCAATTAGATGCTTCTTTAGACAATCAGTTAGAACAATTTAAACAATCAATTCTTAGCGAATAA